The DNA window TTCAGCGTGGTCGCGGTGTTGCGCGGCTGGAAGGCGTTCCTGACGGCGGCCGTGACCTTGCACCTGATGTACTTCGTCGGCTGCAAGATCGTCGTGCTGATCCTGGGCTCGTCGCAGCTGGCGGTGGCGGGCATCTTCACGCTGTTCCTGATCACCATCGTGCTGACGCATTGCACGTTGTATGTCGCGTATCGGCAGATTTTTGGCGAGACTTCCACCGCGACCACGCCAGCCGACCAGCCTCCGCCGGCGCCATGACCCTGGCTTCCTGGTTGCGCACGCCGGGAGAGCCGCGCACCATCGCCGCGGCCATCGACTCGCGCGACAACAGCTTCAACCTGGTGCGGCTGGTGGCCGCGCTGCTGGTGGTGCTCTACCACGCCTCCATCCACGCCACGCGCGGCACCGGGCCGGACCCGGTCAGCGCCCTGCTGCTGCCGGTGGCCGACGCCGGCGCCATCGCGGTCGATGTGTTCTTCGTCCTGAGCGGCCTGTTCATCACCCAAAGCTGGATGCGCGACCCGAACGTGCCGCGCTTTCTCGCCCGCCGCGTGGCCCGCCTGGTGCCGGGGCTGCTGGCCTGCCTGGCGCTGACCACCATCGTCGCCGTGCTGTTCTTCTCGGACACGGGCGCCGCCGGGCTGGCCGATCCGGCCACCTGGCGCTACATTTTCAATGGCGCCGCGCTGCACTGGCTGCGCTACATCATCCCGCCGCAGGAACTGGCGCTGCCCGGCGTCCTGGGCGGCCAGCCGCTCAACGGTCCACTGTGGACCGTGTACTGGGAAGGCCGCATGTATGTGATGGTTGCGCTGATCGGCTTTGCCGCCATCATGCCGATGCGGCGCTGGATGATGGCCATGTCGCTGCTGCTGGCCTTGTGCGCGTTCGAATTCCCCCGGGTGCTGGCCGGTTATGTGTGGGAAGCGCGCCTGTGGTCCTTGTTCCTGTGCGGGATGCTGCTGCAGACCTTGGCGACGGAGGTGCGTTTCGGCGTGCGCCAGTTCGCCGTCGCGTGCGCGCTGCTGGCCTTGAATTCGACGCGCTGGCTCGCCGTGGAAGGCCAGACGCTGACCCTCGTCGGCGTGATCCTGGCGGCGCTCACGCTGGCGCTGTGGGTGGGCGGCTCGCGCGCGCTGCGCTGGCGCCACCTGCAAAAGCACGACTACTCCTACGCGATCTACATCTACCACTGGCCGGTCATGCTGATGCTGAAAAGCATGCTGCCACCGGTGGGGATGTGGGCCATGCTGGCCGCCACCCTGGCGGTGGTGCTGCCGCTGTCCATCCTGAGCTGGCACTGCGTGGAATCACCGGCGCTGGCCTGGACGCGCGCCATGCTCGCACGGCGCCGCGAAGCGAAGCCGGCCTGACCGGGGTTAGTGGTTCAGGCGCTCGAGCTTGGCGATGCTGAGGTCGAGCACCTTCATGCCGTTGCTGCCGAAGTTGATCTGCGCCCGCGCGTTGGCGCCGCTGCCTTCGATATTGACGATCACCCCTTCGCCGAACTTGCCGTGCGCGACCGACTCGCCGATGCGCCAGCCCGCGCCCGGCGACTTGTTGGCCATATTTTGCGCGATCTTTTGCGCGATCGCGTTGTCCGAACCGGCCAGCGGCACCACGTCGTCCCACGGCGTTTTCTTGTTGGCGAACCAGTGCGATTGCACCTTCGGCGACAGCCACTTGAGCGCGTCCTCCGGCAATTCGTCGAAGAAGCGCGATTTCATGTTGTAGCGGGTCTGTCCGTGCAGCATGCGCGTCTGCGCGAAGCACATGTACAGGCGCTGCCGCGCGCGCGTGATCGCCACGTACATCAGGCGCCGCTCCTCCTCCACGCCGCCATCCTCGCGCGAGCTGCTTTCGTGCGGGAACAAGCCCTCCTCCAGCCCGGTGATGAAGACGTTGTTGAACTCCAGCCCCTTGGCCGAGTGCACCGTCATCATCTGCACCGCTTCCTGGCCGGCCGTAGCCTGGTTGTCGCCGGCCTCCAGCGAGGCGTGCGACAGGAACGCCGACAACGGCGACATCACCGTCGCCAGCGGCGCGTCGGCGTCGAGGATTTCGAAGCCGTCCTCGTTGACCACCGGCAGGCCCGACTGCTCCTGCGAGCGCGGCCCCATGTGCGCCGGCGCGCCCTGGCCGAAGCCCTCCTCCGAGACGAATTGCGTCGCGGCGCTGACCATCTGCTCCAAGTTCTCGATGCGGTCGGCGCCTTCCTTTTCGGTCT is part of the Oxalobacteraceae bacterium OTU3CAMAD1 genome and encodes:
- a CDS encoding acyltransferase — its product is MTLASWLRTPGEPRTIAAAIDSRDNSFNLVRLVAALLVVLYHASIHATRGTGPDPVSALLLPVADAGAIAVDVFFVLSGLFITQSWMRDPNVPRFLARRVARLVPGLLACLALTTIVAVLFFSDTGAAGLADPATWRYIFNGAALHWLRYIIPPQELALPGVLGGQPLNGPLWTVYWEGRMYVMVALIGFAAIMPMRRWMMAMSLLLALCAFEFPRVLAGYVWEARLWSLFLCGMLLQTLATEVRFGVRQFAVACALLALNSTRWLAVEGQTLTLVGVILAALTLALWVGGSRALRWRHLQKHDYSYAIYIYHWPVMLMLKSMLPPVGMWAMLAATLAVVLPLSILSWHCVESPALAWTRAMLARRREAKPA